The following are from one region of the Deferrivibrio essentukiensis genome:
- the glpK gene encoding glycerol kinase GlpK → MAKYILSLDLGTTGNKAVIFDEKCNIVAMDYSEFPQIFPKEGWVEHSPFDILDCALKVAKNVVDQVGVENILALGITNQRETAIIWDKTTGNPLYNAIVWQCRRTEEICRRYEQYKDMVKEKTGLFLDPYFSVTKIKWLIENVEEVKKAVSHGSAIFGTVDSFVVYYLTGGKVHATDVTNSSRTAIFNINNLEYDEELLKLFEIPASILPEVYSSDHMFGYVDKKFFGKEIPICGVIGDQQASLFAHGGWREGLVKNTYGTGLFLMMSTKDEVYHSKNLISTVAWKVKNKLEYALEGSIFVGGSLIQWLRDGLGMIEKSEHIEELAKSVDSSGNVYFVPALTGLGAPHWDSLAGGLLIGITRGTNRGHIARAALEGIAFQTKDVFEEFKSITDNKLKIKRFAVDGGASKNNLLMQIQSDILGTEIERPMITESTALGAAAVAAVSCDFWSFDDILSFREVEMEFRPFKKDDERERIYNKWLKALEKSKRWMEE, encoded by the coding sequence ATGGCAAAATATATTTTATCTTTAGATTTAGGGACTACAGGTAATAAGGCTGTTATATTCGATGAAAAGTGTAATATAGTAGCGATGGATTATTCAGAATTTCCTCAAATATTTCCAAAAGAGGGGTGGGTTGAGCATAGCCCTTTTGATATATTAGACTGTGCCTTGAAAGTAGCGAAAAATGTGGTGGATCAAGTTGGCGTAGAAAATATTTTGGCTTTAGGGATTACGAATCAAAGGGAAACAGCCATAATATGGGATAAAACAACAGGAAATCCTTTATATAATGCAATCGTTTGGCAATGCAGAAGGACTGAAGAGATTTGCAGGAGATATGAACAGTATAAGGATATGGTTAAAGAGAAAACTGGACTTTTTTTAGACCCATATTTTAGTGTAACAAAAATTAAGTGGCTAATTGAAAATGTTGAAGAAGTAAAAAAAGCAGTTAGCCATGGCAGTGCTATATTTGGTACAGTTGATTCATTTGTTGTATATTATCTTACAGGTGGAAAAGTTCACGCTACCGATGTTACAAACAGTTCAAGGACTGCAATATTTAACATCAACAATCTTGAGTACGATGAAGAATTGTTAAAATTATTTGAAATTCCCGCATCAATTTTGCCTGAGGTGTATTCCAGTGATCATATGTTTGGTTATGTGGATAAAAAATTTTTCGGGAAAGAGATTCCAATTTGTGGTGTAATTGGTGATCAGCAAGCTTCCCTTTTTGCTCACGGCGGATGGAGAGAGGGCTTGGTAAAAAACACTTATGGGACAGGTCTTTTTTTGATGATGTCCACAAAAGATGAAGTCTATCACAGTAAAAATCTTATCAGCACAGTGGCATGGAAGGTTAAAAATAAGCTTGAATACGCTCTTGAAGGGAGTATTTTCGTGGGAGGTTCCCTTATTCAGTGGCTGAGGGATGGTTTGGGGATGATAGAAAAATCGGAACACATTGAAGAGCTTGCAAAAAGTGTAGATTCTTCCGGCAATGTATACTTTGTCCCTGCACTTACCGGGCTTGGGGCTCCACACTGGGATTCACTTGCAGGGGGACTATTGATAGGGATTACAAGGGGCACAAACAGGGGGCATATAGCAAGAGCAGCACTCGAAGGGATAGCTTTTCAGACAAAAGATGTTTTTGAAGAATTTAAAAGTATAACAGATAATAAATTAAAAATTAAAAGGTTTGCTGTGGATGGCGGTGCATCAAAGAATAACCTCCTTATGCAGATTCAATCAGATATTTTAGGGACAGAGATAGAAAGGCCAATGATAACAGAGTCAACCGCCTTAGGAGCTGCTGCTGTGGCAGCAGTCAGCTGTGACTTTTGGAGTTTTGATGATATATTATCTTTCAGAGAAGTCGAAATGGAATTTAGACCTTTTAAAAAGGATGATGAAAGAGAAAGAATATATAATAAGTGGTTAAAGGCTTTAGAAAAATCTAAAAGATGGATGGAAGAGTAG
- a CDS encoding class I SAM-dependent methyltransferase encodes MEGKKFNPKKLEKLNNIERLKDIPPEFIRKAVGLVNVETLVDIGAGTGLFSVALLNEFKCKTVYACDLSDIMIDWMKENIVTKYSEIIPLKSDETKVPLSDDIAELAVMISLHHELNEPEVVLKDVYRILRKGGKLLVIDWKKAEMNEGPPLDIRVCPDLVKKQLLKAGFENIQVFDGLKKHFAIIGDKR; translated from the coding sequence GTGGAAGGTAAAAAATTTAATCCTAAGAAGCTTGAAAAACTTAACAATATAGAAAGATTAAAGGATATCCCGCCAGAGTTTATCAGAAAGGCTGTTGGACTTGTAAATGTTGAAACCTTGGTTGATATAGGTGCAGGTACTGGACTTTTTTCTGTAGCTCTATTAAATGAGTTTAAATGTAAGACAGTTTATGCCTGCGATTTGTCAGACATAATGATTGATTGGATGAAAGAAAATATTGTTACTAAATATTCTGAAATTATTCCGCTGAAATCTGATGAAACCAAAGTACCGCTTTCTGATGATATTGCAGAGCTTGCTGTTATGATAAGTTTACACCATGAGCTTAATGAGCCTGAGGTAGTTTTAAAAGATGTGTATAGAATTCTGAGAAAAGGGGGCAAATTGTTGGTCATTGATTGGAAGAAAGCTGAAATGAATGAGGGTCCACCTTTGGACATAAGAGTTTGCCCTGATCTTGTAAAAAAACAGCTTTTAAAAGCCGGCTTTGAAAATATACAAGTTTTCGATGGGTTGAAAAAACACTTTGCTATAATTGGTGATAAAAGATAG
- a CDS encoding 3-deoxy-7-phosphoheptulonate synthase, with amino-acid sequence MLKTNNLNVKELIPIVAPFYLRQIFPLNEKDAEFVTYSRNTIKNILNRTDKRIMAVVGPCSIHDPKAAMDYAQRLKKLSEEVKDKIYIVMRVYFEKPRTTIGWKGLINDPDMDGSHQISKGLGIARRLLSEITNLNLPVACEMLDPITPQYLSDMISWGAIGARTTESQTHREMASGLSFPVGFKNGTDGNIKIACDAMEAALRPHSFLGINAEGKSSIVKTLGNPNVHLVLRGGDKKPNYFPEDIEKAINILQKNNLPDSIMVDCSHANSLKDHRNQPKVLESVIEQINDGCAYIKAVMIESNINEGNQPICSNKSELKYGVSITDKCIDWDTTERIIKSAAEKLTF; translated from the coding sequence ATGTTAAAGACTAATAACTTAAATGTAAAAGAATTGATCCCCATAGTTGCCCCTTTTTATTTAAGACAGATATTTCCGCTTAATGAAAAGGATGCTGAGTTTGTGACATACAGTAGAAATACAATCAAAAATATTTTAAATAGAACCGACAAACGAATTATGGCAGTAGTAGGACCATGCTCTATTCACGACCCAAAAGCTGCTATGGATTATGCGCAGCGATTAAAAAAGCTTTCTGAAGAGGTAAAAGATAAAATATATATTGTAATGAGGGTTTATTTTGAAAAGCCGAGGACCACTATCGGGTGGAAAGGGTTAATAAATGACCCGGATATGGATGGTAGTCATCAGATATCAAAGGGGCTTGGAATTGCAAGAAGACTTTTATCCGAAATTACAAACTTAAATTTACCTGTTGCTTGCGAGATGCTTGATCCTATTACACCACAGTATTTATCTGATATGATTTCATGGGGTGCTATAGGAGCAAGAACCACCGAGTCACAGACACATAGAGAGATGGCAAGTGGGCTTTCATTCCCCGTGGGTTTTAAAAATGGTACTGACGGAAATATTAAGATTGCTTGCGATGCCATGGAGGCAGCACTAAGACCTCATAGTTTTTTGGGAATAAATGCTGAAGGGAAAAGCTCTATAGTTAAAACACTTGGTAATCCGAATGTTCACCTGGTCCTTAGGGGGGGTGACAAAAAACCTAACTACTTTCCTGAAGATATAGAAAAGGCAATAAATATACTTCAAAAGAATAACTTGCCAGATTCTATTATGGTTGATTGCAGTCATGCCAATTCTTTAAAAGACCACAGGAATCAGCCAAAGGTACTTGAAAGTGTGATAGAGCAGATTAATGACGGTTGTGCTTACATTAAAGCTGTTATGATTGAAAGCAATATTAATGAAGGTAATCAGCCGATCTGTTCTAATAAGAGTGAGCTGAAATATGGGGTTTCAATTACTGACAAATGTATTGACTGGGATACAACAGAGAGAATCATTAAAAGTGCTGCGGAAAAATTAACATTTTAA
- a CDS encoding SprT-like domain-containing protein: protein MKHIAEWENLVNAKLSILENIIKNKFGLSLLNLKISYDLKGLRAGLFIPKTNEIKLNGKLCKEFPERMVNEVLVHEVAHFVTNKVFKNSKPHGKKWKDIAILLGLKNPKTTHDMPVNPARQFQKYEYKCSCGTHNISSVRHKRIITKKAKYACKRCGGLLEKV from the coding sequence ATGAAACATATTGCCGAATGGGAAAATTTGGTTAACGCCAAGCTTTCTATATTAGAAAATATTATCAAAAATAAATTTGGGCTAAGCCTTTTAAATTTAAAGATTTCATATGACCTGAAAGGGTTAAGAGCAGGTCTTTTTATTCCCAAAACAAATGAAATAAAATTAAACGGGAAATTATGCAAAGAGTTTCCAGAAAGAATGGTAAATGAAGTATTAGTTCATGAAGTGGCACATTTTGTTACTAATAAAGTTTTCAAAAACAGTAAACCTCATGGCAAAAAATGGAAAGATATCGCAATATTGCTGGGTCTAAAAAATCCAAAGACTACTCATGATATGCCTGTAAACCCCGCGAGACAGTTTCAAAAATACGAATATAAATGCAGTTGTGGTACACATAATATTTCTTCGGTCAGACATAAAAGAATTATCACCAAAAAGGCTAAATATGCTTGCAAGCGGTGCGGCGGTTTGTTAGAAAAAGTGTAA